The following proteins are encoded in a genomic region of Gloeocapsa sp. PCC 73106:
- a CDS encoding helix-turn-helix domain-containing protein yields the protein MKSRYNYRVYPTSQQKSHLSQLFGCARVVWNDALSYCQELYSKGESYPGFNHLSKKFLKQAKRSDERTWL from the coding sequence GAGTATATCCTACCTCCCAACAAAAGAGCCACTTGTCTCAATTGTTTGGATGTGCTCGCGTAGTCTGGAATGACGCCTTAAGCTATTGTCAAGAGCTCTACTCAAAAGGAGAAAGCTACCCAGGCTTTAACCACCTTTCCAAAAAGTTTCTTAAACAAGCTAAAAGAAGTGATGAACGCACTTGGTTAAA